TTCCTGTTATTGACTAATTTTTCTCCTTGGTTATGGGTCACATTTGTCTGCTTTTTGGCAtctctagtaattttttattggatgccaTTGTGAGTGTTTTTGAGCATTTGGATTTTATGGTCTTCCTTCAAAGACTGTTAAAGTAGGTTTTGTCTGACAGTTATTTGCTGTCAGCTTGATCCTCTTGAAgcttgtttttaagctttattagGGTGGGTCTAAaatactcttggggcgcctgggtaactcagctcatgatctcacggttcatgggttcgagccctgcgttgggctctgtgctgacagctcagagcctggagcctacttcagattctgtgctttcctctctctctctcaaaaataaataataaacattaaaaaaaaaacttttttaaattactctttacTTTAGGACTCTTTACCCTTATTACCAAGGCATGTCCCTTTGGGATCTCTCTACCATTTGCCAGGTGTCTCTACTCTGGCTGGACAGAATTAGAATGCTTCCCAGTTACTTCTTCAGGACCAGAATTAGACCTCTCGGTGGAACATCTTACATACTTCTTTTGGTGCTGCACTCCGTTACTTGATCTTTGCCACAACCCAGTAAAGTAGGAagtgtagttttcattttctagatggAAGTAGTGAGGCATAGGGAAGTTGGTTTTGTGCCTTGCTCATAGGTGGCAGGGCTGgatcttgggctcaggtcttgcAATTCCATTACAACCACACGCTTTAAACCCCGTGAGAACAGAGAGAACAGATTTTCAGAGAGCATTTTCTCAGTTTTGAGGCTCACATTTACATATGCAACACCTCAAATCAAGAGGGTTATCTGGAAACAGAAATTTATgggatcattttttttccagaaatctcGTTGAATTAGTTGTGCATCCAAAATCACTGTCCTAGAATCCAGGAAATATGGACATCTCCAGTGCCTAATAGAGCCTTGAtacataatatatgcataataagCATTTATATGCTAGGCTCAAGAATATGGAGATCTTATAAAGTAAAGTTTTAGAAagcttctaaaagttttatgccTCTGCTTGTCTCTTCAGGTATTTTATGCATGGTGTGTGTCGGGAAGGAAACCAGTGCCTGTTCTCACATGACTTGGCCAACAGCAAGCCATCCACCATCTGCAAGTACTATCAGAAGGGCTACTGCGCCTATGGGACTCGTTGCAGGCAAGGGCTCCACAGCTACTCCCAGCTTTTCTCCCAAGTTAACTACTGTCAGGGATTCAGATTCCTCACGTGGAGTGTGGGTATTGATGAGAGGAAAGATTTAATTTGAAAGTAATATGACAACAAAAAGTATggcaaaatcattttgaaatctCAATTTTATTGCCAtgaaaataattgtaatttttcaaaatcactttTCAGGCCTTATTCTTATGGGTCTCTAGTTATAAAATCGCACTCACAGTGTGTATCTCTTGCCTTTTTCCCCACTTAACATGTCCAAGTTTTTCCCTAAGCTGCTACTTTATTTcctaaatgtaattttatgtttCATAGTGCTAACATACCATCATCTGATTCACTATTCCTCTCTTAGATATTTAAGTGGTTTCCTGTTTTTTTTGCTATGAGTACCCCTGCAGtgaacatatatatgcatatagagTCTGCCTTTTTTCCACTGACATCTGTAGGCAAGTTTTGTGAAttctaaacagaaaaacatgCCAAAACTCAGTTCAAGTGCTTTTATGGTGAAGAGCTGATCTGTTCTTTCCTGTGCCTCCTGGAGGGTGGTGGAAGTTGCCCCTGCCCCACCggcaggtgccccagagagaCAGTCCAGGAAAGGCCCGCCTGGCTGTTACACTGGCCATCATTAACATTTTGGGGACACCTGCCAGAAGAACACTGGCTTGGGTCTCAGAAGATTTCAGTTCAACGTCTGGGTGGACTTTTGGGGATGTCTGTGTGTGGTGTGGGTTATTTTGTCTGTCCCACGCACATCCCACAAGGCCACTTAAGTGTAGGTGATAGATAGCAATGTACCGCTCAGTCTGAATTGCCAGGCATTTTGTACTAATTGATAAGCTTTTGGGAAAActtttcaattagcaataattGCACGTcagataaacctcattggctacaATACTGCCACTGCGCAAAGCTAATTGATAagctttttctcacttttctttaaggattttttttttagatttatttatttattttttagagaaagagagtgtgaacagtggggtggcagagagaaatggagagggagaatcccaagtaggctccgtgctgtgagcatggagtccgacacagggctctatctcataaaccgtgagatcatgacctgagccgaaatcaagagtcagatgcttaactgactgagccacccagggtccccaagccttttatcatttaaaatatgggAAATGATTGTCTCACTCTCTACCTccacaaaaggagaagaaaggatgtTCCATGTGCAGGTTGTGTGTCCCTCATATGTTTGCTGTGTGTTTTGTTTAGATACGATCACACGAGACCTTCTGCTGCAGCTGGTGGTGCTGTGGGCACTGTGCCCCATGGCGTGTCCTCCCCGGGTTTCCATAGTCCTCACCCTGCTTCTGACCTCACTGCATCTATTGTGAAAACTAACTTACATGAGCCTGGGAAACGTGAAAAGAGAACACTGGTACTTCGAGACCGAAGTGAGTGAGCAGAGTGAAAAGCAGTCTCGGTTGTTCGTCATGCTCCTTTCTGGCCCTCTCTTGTCAGAGGGCTCCTAATCTGGTCCCCTCCAAGCTGTTCAAGGGTGGAGCCCAGAACTGTCCTGAGAGCAGCTGCATTTGGCTGCAGAGCATTCAGTTGATGCAGTGGGTCTCGGGTTGGGCTGATTGCCAAGTTCGGCCTGACAAGACATGTGGAGTGACCTTTTGTCAGTTTTTAACTGCTGTCTGCATGGGGTGGTTCTGAGAAGCACCAGGCTTTCAGAGCTACATATTTTGATAAAGAGCATGTTTCACTGTTTTACTTCCAGGTCAGTTCATAGTCTTAGTTCTTGTGCTCAGCCATTGTTTGGTATGTTAGGTTACAGCTTTGGTAATAGAATAGCATATTGGGGTTTGTGGAGGAAGTAGGCTACAAACCatacaagttatttttattggTTGGTCCTCAGCAGGTGAAGGGATTTCTAGCTCTTGGAATTGTGTTGCGTTAGCTAGGTAGTCTCCATCCTAAGCAAACAAGTAATCGCACTAATCGAATGTGTCCTCTCTAAAAAGGCTAGAAGCGCATGCGGCGGAGGGTACAGCTCCTGGTGTGAGGAGGGGGCCATAGGGGAGTCAACACTGGCTTCAGGACCCAGAGGCTCGCTCTAGATTTTGATTCTCGTTCACTTTAAAATGATAGGTAACTTTCCTAATATAAAGGAAAGTACTGTGTTCTACTGACTTCATTCTAAATTCCATTTGACTTCTAttatggtgttaaaaaaaaaattctaatgattGTTTTTTAGTGTTAATGGGTCCATGGTTGACATTTCCATAGTTGTCATCTTTAAACCGCAACTTGAGTGTTCCTCTGTATACAGATATCATGGTCTGGTTTGCTGTTTTCCTGTGTTGCCAattaatgtttttcctttcttaaaaaatcatGGTTGCAGGAATGTCATCAAGaacattttatacttttccttctattttttccctcttggcCTATTTCTGTATGATCCAAAGAGTAGAATTCCCAAGGTCAGAGTTACTTAATTTGTTAGGTTTTGACTAAGTGCTTACCAGAAATTTTGGgccagttttcatttttgtgtgtacCGTGTGTTTTGTATTAAGATCTCTCTGGCATGGCTGAAGAAAAGACTTGCCCAAGTGTGGTGAGTAATCCAGGAGGCTGCAGCGATCTCCAGAATGGCCCAGAGATGAAGCCACATTCCTACCTCGATGCCATCAGGAGTGGCCTTGATGACTTAGAAGCCAGCAGCTCCTACAGCAGTGAGCAGCAGCTGTGCCCCTACGCGGCTGCTGGGGAGTGCCGATTTGGGGATGCTTGTGTCTACCTGCACGGGGAAGTGTGTGAAATCTGTAGGTTACGAGTGCTGCACCCCTTCGACCCAGAGCAAAGGAAAGCTCATGAGAAGGTAAAATCACAAGCTTTTGCATGAGCTCATTTCAAGAAATTTGAAATGGGCCAGGTGACAAAATTGTTGGTATTCCTGTAAGCCATCTTTCTGCCAATAATACCTGCAGTGTGTACCTGGCATATTTATACTCTATTTTCAAGTCCTTTTTCCTGTTGTCATTTTGACAATTTTTGATtatttagaataaagaaaaagggtAGAGGCATCAGAAGACAtgtatgtgtctctctttctctctctctctctctctctttctctttctctctctctctctctctctcacgcacacacacacacacacacacacacaccctcaccctCCCTAGGTTTACATATCTTTGTGGCTGAGATCCAGCCAGGCTGAGTTCTAGAGAATTTAAGAAGCCAAGTATTGGAAGGAACCTTTCAGGTCATTAGGTCCCCAGTGTTCATGGAGGTGCTGCCTCCGCTAGGCTCTGTGCTCGGAATAAAGATGgggtgagagagatagagaggagcCCACAGCTATAGTGTTAGAGCTTGTGAGGACGAGCAGGCCATGGTGTGTGAGGGGGAGTCTGCCACTGTCCATTGTCTCCGCAGGGATGTTCAGGTGAGCACAGAATTAGAGCTTTCCTCTGCACCCAGGTTAGTTGGTCTTTGTCCTATACATACTGGTTAGTCTCCCATCTGTGTCCACCACAAGCTCCCAAGGGCAGAGCCTAGGTCTTCATACTCTTTGCATTGGCTCTCACACTTGATACACAGTGCTTCACACCGGAGGTATTCAGCATCTGCTCACTGAATGAGTACATTCATTAAATAAACTTGTTCTCTTGAGAAGCGGTGCTGCTTCCCTCTGATTGTGGACTACTGGCCTGATGTTTGAAGTTAAGGATTATTCAGCACTTCTGGTAATTGGTGTGGTTCAGAGTGGGCAAGGACAGCACCCAGAagagccaggagatcatggcccCAGGCTTTGTGAACTCTGTGATCCCACACTGGTCCTCTCATCTTTTGGGACCTCCGTGGTCTCAGCTCTAAACTGGGGGTGACCATAACATGCTAGGAAAGCAAGCGGCTGGGCCGGCATTGGTTTGAactctttttgttgtctgagagAGCTTTGTGTCCTCAAGGCAGGGGCTGCCTGGGCTCTGCCTGTGGCTGTCAGAGTGTGCATTCCTTGCTGATCTTGGCTATGGCAGTGTGGCCGCAGCCTGCTCCCCAGCAGCCCAGAACCTAATAAGaagtttccctcctctctctccataCTTCAGATCTGCATGTCGACATTCGAACACGAGATGGAAAAGGCCTTTGCCTTCCAAGCAAGTCAGGACAAAGTGTGCAGTATCTGCATGGAAGTGGTCCTTGAGAAGGCGTCTGCTTCTGAGAGGAGGTTCGGGATTCTCTCCAACTGCAATCACACGTACTGCCTGTCCTGCATTCGGCAGTGGAGGTGTGCCAAGCAGTTTGAGAACCCAATCATTAAGTAAGTTCAGCTAGGGGTTCGATTTGGGGCCTTCTGTCCACTTTTCATCCCTCCCTTGTCTTGCACTGCGAAGGTAACTAGTGTGAATCCTAGCCCCTGACTGCAGGGACCTGGGCATGTCAGGTATCCTTCTTGAGCCCGAGTgccttttcctttaaaacactGGTCACAACCTCACAACTCCTGCCGCCTGCTGCTGGCCTTCAGGGTGTCTGGGGACACTCAGCAAGGATTGGCTGTGTGATAAGGTGTTAATGGCACTGGCCTATTTGACTCCTCTTTGCCCTTAGTCTGATTACCTGTTcaccttctcaaacttttttttcatatgtaaaatagggTTGTTGGCgattaaatggaataatgcaTCTAACACATTGCACGTAGTGTCTGACACGTAGGATGTGGTCAGTGGAGCCAACACAGgatccttttcttccccccagctttattgagatttaaCTGACAGAAAACAACATAGGATTTTTCAGTTTTGCGGAGGGATGGGGGAAGAACTTAGTCATATTGAAAAGTGTGTTGTGTACTGTTAGAAACTCTTCACAACCGTTTGTCATAATTCTCTCAGACCCAGTGATGATCATTctcttttacagataagaaaactggggTATAGTGATGTCAAGTAATTTGCCTCAAGTCACACATTTGTGTGGTACAATAATAACAGGTTTATTGAAATaaaagtgtgcagttcagtggtttttagtattttcacggttgtacaaccatcacttCAATCTAGTTTtcgaacattttcatcatccccaaaagaaacccgTGTCTGCATTCCCTGCCCATTTTCCCCCTGCTCCTTCTGtcctgtggatttgcctattgtGGACATTGATTGTAAATGGAGCCTCCGGTACGCGGCCTCTCTCTGTGCAGCACTTTCACTCAGCAGGTTTTCAGAGATCGCCCATTTTGCACGTGTGCCGGCGCTTCATTCCTCTTCACGGCCGAATAGCATTGCATTGTGTGGATGTCCACGTTTTGTTTGTTCATCAGTTGACAGGCGTTTGGATGGTTTTTCTCTGGGTTATAATAACTAATGCCTCTATGAATATTCACATACAAGTTGTTGTGTGGCCGtatgtttgaatttcttttgggtagatacccagaagtgggattgctgcgTCATAGGGTAACTGTTCAGCTTATTGAGGAACTGCCGGGCTGCTCTCCACGGCGGCCACACCACAGATGAGGGCTCCACTTGCTCCCcacctcatcaacacttgttactggttgtatcttgattttatttatttattttcttaagtgtatctatttttgagaaagggagcacgaacaggtaaggggcagagaggagaccgggaatcctaagcaggctctgtgctgagcttgaactcatgaaccatgagatcatgacctgagccaaaatcaagagtctgagcttaactgactgagccccccaggtgcccctctgtttctGATATTAGCCATCCTCGTGGGTATGAAGTGTGATGTAttatggttctgatttgcatttccctgataactaatgatattgagcatctttttctgtgcttttcagccattttggagaaatgcctactcagatcttttgcccattttaaaattgggttttttgtaaagattttaagtaatctctacacccaaggtggggcttgaactcacaactgcaaaatcaagagtcacatgctctactgactgagccagccaggcattccaaagtgggttgtctttttattgttgagaagAATATGTTTTTAACAGTAAATAaggttctacacctgaaactattactatactatatgttaactaactgtaatttaaataaacttgaaaaaaatgtagtaaataaGGTTCTTAGATGATTCTGATTGCACTTTTTGGAATTTTGGGTTACGAAAACACCTGGAGTGGCCATGCATTTGAGCAAGGGGTTTGGTGGTGCAGTGCGCACAGGGTTTGTAATTCATCTGGCCCATACTGATCTGATTCTAATTTCAGGTCTTGTCCAGAATGCCGTGTGATATCAGAGTTTGTAATCCCAAGTGTGTACTGGGTAGAAGATCAGAATAAAAAGAACGAGTTGATCGAAGCTTTCAAACAGGGAATGGGGTAAGTACTTTGAGTTCAGGCATGATGCCTGTGCCTGCCACGCAAATGCACTATATTTACATACCTTTGAACCCCACAGGTAATAATGtaatttttagattttcagttttgagatgtaattaacaaataaaattttaaaagatttaaagtgTCACGGTGAGTTCACACATATCATGAAAGGATACTCCCATCCAGTTAATTATAATACACCTatcaccccttttttttttgcttcatttttgggTGAAAACATCCACGTTCtgctcttagcaaatttcagttttacagtgttatcaactgtagtcaccatATTTTACATGAGATACTTATTCATcatatagctgaaagtttgtactgTTTTACCAACCTTTCCTTATTTACCCTAACCTTTAGTCCCTGGGGACCACTTTTTTACTCTGTGAGTTTgactgttttcatttgtttgggtttgttttagatttcacatgtaagtgatatcagcatttgtttttctttgtctggttgatttcacttagcataatgccctcaagttccatctgtgttgtcacaaatggcaggatatccTTCTTtgttgtggctgaataatattccattttatgtatattccacatcttctttatctatttgttgacagacacttgggttgtttctgtatcttggctgttgtgaataatgttatAGCAAACACGGAAGTGTAGATATCTcttctaacaggcatgaggtgatatcttattgtggttgtgatttgcatttccctgatgattaataatgttgagcaactttccatgtgtctgttgaacgtttgtacgtcttctttggggaaaacgTCTATTcggttcctctgcccatttttaaatggaatgtggtggttgtttttttgctcttatatgagttctttgtaataatttctccaattcagtaggttgccttttcattttgtttggtttcctttgctgtgcagaagctttttagtttcatggagtcccacatgtttatttttgcttttgttgcctttgttttgggTGGGCAAATCCACAAAGAACATTTGCTAAATAAGGtgaatgtcaaggagcttaccccctatgttttcttctaggagtttttatggtttcagggctTACATTCAAGTCTTCAGTCAGTTTTGAGctgttgtgtatggtgtaagatagtggtccagtttccctGGCATGTTTTATTGAAGAgcttgtcctttccccattgaatatcTCTGGCTCCTTTGTCGTAAATTAATTGACTAGATATGCATAGGCTTATTTCTGGGccttctattctgtttcactgaactatgtatctgtttttatgctagtactaaactgtttggattactatagctttgtagtacagcttgaaatcaggaaatgtgatgtcTCCAGGTATGttgttctttcttaggattgctttggccattgggggtctttggtggttccatatatattttggggttgtttgtcctatttctgtgaaaagtgccattgtaattttgataggggttgttTTCAATCTGCAAATTGCTTTGGGCAGTGTAAacattttaatggcatttttccaatccatgagcatgggatacttcccatttatttatgcctttgatttctttcattgtcTTAATAGTTTTTCAAGTGTACAAGTCTGTTTCACCTCCTCTGCTAAAtttagtcctaggtattttattctttttgatgcagttgtaaatggggttgttttcttaatttcactttctgatagttcatttaGTATATAGAAAGGCAGATGactttttatagattttgcatcctgcaactttactgtaTAAAGTATGAATATAACATTTACATATGTTAGAACCCAGCAAGGTAATATGATTTTTGCATTTGAAAACTCAcctattttttaagagaaaaagtttaTATTTACTCAGATAATTTACTATTTCCAGTGCTCTTTGATTTGGTTTATAATTCTTTCCAGTTGGTATAATTTACCTTCAGCCTCAAGGACTGCTTTTAACGTTTGTTGATGTGCTGGTGatgaatttttagttttctttttagctgAAATTGCTTTTCTGTTCATTAAGGATATTTTCCCTGAATATTGGTCTGATCGGCCCTATTTCCATCTTTGTCTCCTTTTGCAGTTAATACAGTTCTGGgttaacagtttattttctttttgtactttgcAAATATTGTTCTATTATATTCTGGCCTCTAGTTTCTGAGAAGTCAGTGGTCATTCACATGTCATTTCTCTAGGGTTGCTTTCAAGATTGTCTCTTTATCTTGGTTTTCAACAGTTTGCTCTTTTGCCTGGGAATGGTTTTCTTCATATTGTACTATGTATTTTTCTCTGAATATGTAGGGTTTCATCATCCACCAAATTTACGGAAATTTTGGCCATCAAATTTTTTCCCTGccctgtttcttcttctcctgggACTCTTAATTACATGTGATAGACTTTTTGATATTACCCTAATGAGCATTGGggtctgttcatttctttccaatttttttttttttttagtatttatttatttttgagaaagagaacagagtatgagcaggggaagggtagagagagagggagacacagaatccgaagcaggctccaagctgtcagcataaagtccaacatgaggctcaaactcacgaaccgtgacatcatgacctgggtcgaagtcagacacttaactgagccaacccaggtgccccttaagcaATGTTTCTAATCTCAgttcgttttgtttttaattttttaatatttatttttgagagagagacagcgtgagcggaagggacagatagagggagacacagagtctgagacaggctccaggctgtgaactgtcagcacagagcccgacgcggggctcgaactcacgaactgtgagatcatgacctgagccgaagtcggacgcttaaccgactgagccacccaggtgccccaagtttgttttttaatccttggTTAAGTTGTTGTGAGCCTGTTGCACTGATGTGTGGGCCAGCCATTTGTGctgagttaacatatagtattggCATGCTTCCTCTCGTGTACTTTTCTGTGTGGGATTGCTTCCAGTGGAtgatttcctctctttctgttggTCCTTCAGGCCCAAGAAACTGGATTTGACCCTGAAGGTTTAGACACCCAACATTGGCATGCTTGAGGCAAAAAGctgttttttctaaaaaaaaaaaaaaaagcgtcttGACATTCTGTTCTTCCCGGTGCCTAATTTCTTGAAGGATCCTCCTGCTGCCttcaggtctttaaaaaaaatttgtattgcTAGTTATCTGCAGGAGGGTCAGGTCTGGTAGAAGTGTGCTTGGCTGTACTAAAGAGCGCCGTATGTCACCTTTTTTAATGGTTCCTTCAGACCTTCAGATTGCCTGTCACTTACTTAGTAAAAGCTGGTCATTTTCCTGGTTTACCagtttccgccccccccccccaccatgtgttATATCTCCACCAGAGGGCAGGAGTGGCAAAGGTGGAGGGGCTGGACTATAGAAAGCAGCTGTGCTGGAGTTGGGAAATTCTCATGTTCTTGCTCTTTGGGTTGGTCTTGGCCTTAGTTTCTATTGATGGTGGTGTTTTTATGTGTTCCACACACATTTAATGTGCACCTACTACAGGCCAGGCACCTTCAAGCTAAGCACCAATGGAGGACATCAAGCATAGATTAGTAAAGTAATTTCAATGAAAATTGCAGAAGGGCAATATTATTGCATGTTTTTTGGTGACAAATTCTTAATGAGAGTACCAAGCCACATGTCACAACAGAGAAAGCACTTGGATCCACCTGGGAGCATCAGGGAAAGCAGCATGGGGACCCTGAGCCATGAAGCATGAACAGCTATCTGTGTgtagagaggggaggacagagtgGAATGACAGGGGTACAGAATGATACAAATGTGTCTGGGTAGCAGTGGCCCTGGGATTGAGAGAGGTGTGTAGAAGGATGTGGTAGGACCTACAGGGACAGATAGGTTGGAGTGGAATctcggggggttgggggggtgaaGAACAAGCGACACACTGTTGGGCATGCTCCTTGGTGGTAATGTGAAGAGGCTGGAACCTGGTGGGAGCGAGGCCAATTAAGAAATGACTGTGGCGGGTAGCAGAGGACAGCACCCCCAGGGGCTTTAGTAGTGTGGGGGCAGAAAGGATGGTGTGATTGGAGGCCTAACAATTGGGAGAGCTGAGAGCAAAGAGGCAGAGTGCACTGTCCTTGGTGACCAGGTAaggctgggggagaaaaaaagcacagtTATTGGGGGGCAGGACTAGAGAATCACTTTTTGAACTTGAGTTTATTAAAGCCAGTGTCCAGCAGATTGGTGAGAACTCACTGCCTGAGCAGTCATTTGAAGATCTCAGAGCCTCAGGGGTGGAGGCTGTGACAGGTCTGTGCCCGCACCTCTGTACCTCTGCTTGGATCCCCTCCCCAGCCCGTGCTGGGGTCACACCTGATAGGAGTAGGTGCCCAGGCAAGCACAGCACGCCGTCCTTCACTGGACAGTTGTTAGGGGGCTTTCTGTGTGCCGCTCTGAGGTCTCAGAGACCCTCACCACCAGTCTCTGGCATCCTCTTGTctgagaagacagacagacactggTGTCAAGAGTCTCCCTTCTTTGTTATCAGCCACTGTCACAtaccccccacctgcccctggtAGCCTGCCCTTTCTGTGGTGatcttgctttctcttcccttcctcaggACTCCCAGATGCCCTCTTGCCTTTTTGGGCATCTTCACCCCTTCTTCACCATGAGATCATTTGATTATATATAAGCCAAATTTCCTGTaagcaagaagaaataagaattttctgGTGGTTGTGTTTTTCCTGAGGAACAGGTGTTCTTAATGTAGGGATCTGTGGGTAGAATTTGAagatgggggggaagggggatgaactttttgctgtgttttttagacctgtgtatttcattttatccatttaaaaaactttcctGAGAAGGGGTCCGTAGAGTTAACATAACACAGAGTTAAGAAGCCCTGCTCTAGATCTAGAGGGTGGGGACCAAGGAAAATTGGAGTAAGATCTCTAACTTTGGGCAGCTGCTGAAATTCACTGCTTTTCCTGTGCCTCCTAA
The Panthera uncia isolate 11264 chromosome A2, Puncia_PCG_1.0, whole genome shotgun sequence genome window above contains:
- the MKRN2 gene encoding E3 ubiquitin-protein ligase makorin-2; translated protein: MSTKQVTCRYFMHGVCREGNQCLFSHDLANSKPSTICKYYQKGYCAYGTRCRYDHTRPSAAAGGAVGTVPHGVSSPGFHSPHPASDLTASIVKTNLHEPGKREKRTLVLRDRNLSGMAEEKTCPSVVSNPGGCSDLQNGPEMKPHSYLDAIRSGLDDLEASSSYSSEQQLCPYAAAGECRFGDACVYLHGEVCEICRLRVLHPFDPEQRKAHEKICMSTFEHEMEKAFAFQASQDKVCSICMEVVLEKASASERRFGILSNCNHTYCLSCIRQWRCAKQFENPIIKSCPECRVISEFVIPSVYWVEDQNKKNELIEAFKQGMGKKACKYFEQGKGTCPFGSKCLYRHAYPDGRLAEPEKPRKQLSSEGTVRFFNSVRLWDFIENRESRHVPNTEDVDMTELGDLFMHLSGVESSEP